Part of the Polyangiaceae bacterium genome is shown below.
AAGTGCGACCGGGGGTCATGTTCGTACCGATCGAGCCGCCGTGACGGAAGTACTCGTGCGTGCCGTGTGAGCTGACGGCGCCTGCAAAGTTCCAGCGGCGCATGACGCCGGTGAAGCCGCGTCCGCGGGTCACGCCTTGCGCGTCGACGAATTGTCCTTCTTCGAAGACCTGATCGACGCCGATCTTCTGACCAACCTCGAACTTGGCTGCTTCTTCCGGCGACATGCGAAGCTCGCGCAGCGTGCGCTTCGGCGTTTGTTGCGCCTTGCGGTAGGCACCGAGCAAGGGCTTGTTGGTGTGCTTTTCTTTGCGTTCGCCGACGCCCACGATGAGCGCGCTGTAGCCGTCTTTCTCGACGGTGCGTTTGCCGACGACGACGCAGCCTGCTTGAACGACGGTGCAGCGGAGGACTTCACCCTTCTCGTTGAAGATCTGGGTCATCCCGATTTTGGTGCCGACGATGCCGGGATTCTTGTTCATGACGATGTGCCTCGTTTTTCGCGCTTCTTGGGTTCGAACGGACAAAGTGCTTGCGCATGCGTGATGCGCGTTCCCTCATCGCATCCTCGGCAGCATGGTTTGCCCATGGCGGGGCCGGTTCGAAGCGCTGAAACCGGGGCGGCGAACCGCCAGGCGAGTTGGGGGCGCGGAGCTTAGCCGAGAAATGCCAAAGGGGAAGGGAAAGTGCGACGAGCAGTCGCGCTGAGCGGCAGACTGGCCACGGCGTCACTCGTGAATCATCGTGCGTCGCATGGAACAGGGTGCAAGCGGCCAGCCACCTATGGGTGATTCTCCGCCCGTGGCCAAAGTCAAAGACCCCGTGTGCGGGATGATGGTGACGCCCGGGGCGGCCAAAGGTGGGTCGCACGAGCACGAGGGGACGACGTACTGGTTTTGCAATCCGCGGTGCCGCGACAAGTTCGCGGCGGAACCACAAAAGTGGTTGGCACCTTTGGAAAGTAAGGCGGAACCCCATCCACAAAAGGAGCTGGCACCTTCTGCGGCACCGTCGCCCGCGGTGGCCAAGGTCAAGGATCCCGTGTGCGGGATGATGGTGACGCCCGGGGCGGCCAAAGGCGGGTCGCACGAGCACGAGGGGGCGACGTACTGGTTCTGCAATCCGCGGTGCCGCGACAAGTTCGCGGCAGAACCACAAGAGTGGTTGGCACCTTCTCCTCCCCCTCTCCACGCAGTGGAGAGGGGGTCGGGGGGTGAGGCCAGTTCCCCCTCTCCACTTGTGGAGAGGGGGTTAGGGGGTGAGGCAGTCGTTTACGTTTGTCCGATGGACCCCGAGGTTCGGGAGTCCAAACCCGGACCTTGCCCCATCTGCGGCATGGCCCTCGAGCCAGAAGCCGTCATGACCGTCGAAGAGCCGCCCAATCCCGAGCTCGTCGACATGACGCGACGCTTCTGGGTGTCGGCCGCGTTGAGCCTCCCGCTGCTCGTCTTTGCCATGGGACCCATGATCCCCGGCTGGCCCGTGCATGCATGGCCCCCGCAAAAGTGGATCGAGCTCGCTCTCGCGACCGTTGTCGTTGCATGGGGCGGCTTTCCGTTCTTCGAGCGCGGCGCGCGCTCCATCGTCACCCGCCGCTTCAACATGTTCACCCTCATCGCGATCGGTACCGGCGCAGCGTACGTCTTCAGCGTCGTCGCCGTCCTCGCGCCCGGCCTCTTTCCGCCGTCGATGCGTGGCCATGGCGGATCCGTCCCCGTCTACTTCGAAGCCTCCGCCGTGATCATCACGCTCGTGCTCCTCGGTCAGGTGCTCGAGCTCCGTGCGCGCAGACAAACCTCGGGCGCCATCCGAGCGCTTCTTGGGCTTGCTCCCCGCTCCGCACGACGCGTGCGTGACGACGGTACCGATGAAGACGTGCCCATCGAAAAGGTCGCCGTGGGTGATCGACTGCGAGTTCGTCCGGGCGAACGCGTTCCCGTCGATGGAGTCGTCATCGAAGGCTCGAGTGTCGTCGACGAGTCCATGATCACCGGCGAACCCATCCCCGTGGAGAAACGCGCGGGCGACCCCGTGACCGGAGCAACGGTCAACGGAACGGGCAGCTTCGTCATGCGTGCCGATCGCGTCGGGCAAGGAACACTCCTCGCGCAAATCGTCCGCATGGTGAGCGAAGCGCAGCGCACGCGAGCTCCCATTCAGCGCCTCGCCGACGTCGTTTCCGGCTGGTTTGTCCCGGCCGTCATCCTCGTCTCCATCGCCACGTTCATCGTGTGGATGCTCGTCGGCCCCGAACCTCGTCTTGCGTTTGCCCTCGCAAACGCCGTCGCGGTTCTCATCATCGCCTGTCCGTGCGCGCTCGGTCTCGCCACGCCCATGTCGATCATGGTCAGCACCGGTCGCGGTGCGCGCGCCGGCGTGCTCGTGAAAAATGCCGAGGCACTCGAAGTCCTCGAACGCGTCGACACGCTCGTCGTCGACAAGACCGGCACACTCACCGAGGGCAAACCCAAAGTCGTATCGGTCGCTTCACTGGACGATCACGATGAAGCGTTCGTCTTGCGCATTGCCTCGAGCCTCGAACGCGGAAGCGAACATCCTCTCGCCGCCGCGATCCTCGAAGCCGCCAAGTCGCGATCCATCGCGCTCGCTGATGTCGCCGACTTCCGCGTCGTGGCTGGTCATGGGCTCACGGGACGCATCGATGGTGAACCGACCGCACTCGGCAGCAAGCGATTCATGAACGAGCTCGGCATCGACACCGGTCATGTCGAATCACGCGCCGAAGCGCTTCGTACCAAGGGACAAACCGTCGTGTTCATCGCGCGCGCCGGACGCGTGATCGGCCTCGTCGGCATCGCCGATCCCATCAAGCCCTCGGCCATCGAAGCGCTTGCCGAGCTTCGTGTCGAAGGTATCGACATCGTCATGCTCACGGGCGATAGCCGCACGACTGCCATGGCCGTTGCTGCCGACCTCGGCATCGACAAGGTCGAGGCGGAGGTGCTTCCCGAGCAGAAGAGCGCCGCCGTCGAGCGATTGTCGAAAAGCGGCAAAGTCGTTGCGATGGCAGGAGATGGAATCAACGACGCTCCAGCGCTCGCCAAAGCGGCCGTGGGTTTGGCCATGGGAACGGGCACCGACGTCGCGATGCAGAGCGCAGGCATCACGCTCGTGAAGGGCGACTTGCGCGGCATCGTGCGAGCTCGTCGACTCGGTCGCGCCACGATGCGGAACATCCGGCAAAACCTGTTCTTCGCGTTCGTTTACAACGGTATTGGTGTGCCTCTTGCCGCAGGGCTCCTCTACCCGTTTTTCGGCATCTTGCTGAGCCCCATGTTTGCAAGCGCGGCGATGAGTCTGAGCAGCGTTTCGGTCATCGCCAATTCGTTGCGCCTTCGAACGATACGCCTGTGACGCACCGCGTTTGGTGGCGTTCCCCCGGTTCGTGCACATCGATGCAAAATCGGAAATGGTTTTGCATCGCCGGGGCTACCAGACCCCTCCCTTGGCGTGGGCGTGGGTGCTACCTTTCTCTTGGGCGACACGTACCCGGGAGGTTCGATGGCACGCGACCAAAATCGCAACGAAGCCGCGAACCGGGCGGATGAGTCGACGACTTCGGACGCATCGTCAAGGCCGAGCGTAGGTTTTTCCTCCGGCACGGACGGTTCCGCGACAACCGCTCCAACCAAGCGAGCGCGTTTTTTCTCCGCCGTTTCGAAAGACGAACCTCCACCTCCGCGCTCACGCCTGTGGCATCTCGTGTTGCCCCTCGTGCTCGCTTCGATCGTCATCGCCTTGGGCGCGACGAGTCCCCTCGTGCGTTTCGCCGTTCCAGTCGTCCTCATGGCTTTGGCGATAGCCATTCGAGCGCGTACACGTTCGCCACGAAAAGCTGCCCGCAGAGGCATCTTGCTCGACGGACCGCGCCTCTATTTTCAGCCGCACGGCGATGTGCCCAGAGCTGTCACGTACCTAGGTGATCCGTTCGGCCTCACGCTCGTGAAAAGCCCCGAACGCGATCGCATCGTGGCCGTGTGGAGCTCGCATGACGGCCTGTTTTACGTCGGGACGAGTCTCGAAAAATCAGGACGCCGTACGCTTGGCGCATTCGTCGATCGCGCTTTTACCGTGCTCGGCGATGACGCCGCGCTCGAGGCCATTGGACCAGACGGCGATCCGCTCGAGCTTACCCCTTCGGATTTTGCATCGCTCGTTCTCGCAGTCGAAGAGCTCGATCCCGAATGCCAGCAGCGCCTCGTGCTCTCGGATGCCCGCGGCGCTCCGTTTACGCTCGACGGCCGCGAGCTCGTCGTCGGTGAACGACGTTTTGATCTGGAAGCACCGCTCGAGTGGCGGCCTTTCGTCTTTCAGGAAGCATTCGGGCAATCGGTGACCGTGTACCAAGGCACATCGATTCGCCAAGGCGGCAGCGAAACGGTGCTCGTGTCGCTCTTGCCTTCGTTCGTTCCGTTCGAGGTGCGAGATTGGGCGCAATTCGACCGAGCGATGCTGCGCGACCTGCGCCTCGTTCAAGCAGCGCCCGAGGACCCTCCGCCGCGAGATGCCCGTGTCGCGATTGATCGGCTTTTCGTGTTGCCCGTCAGGTCCGCACTGGACACCGCACCACAGGCGAGCCGCCGCACGTCACGCGCACGCGCTTAGCGAGCGTCCAAATCCTGTCTGGGCCTCAATCCGATCGCTTGACGCGAACGGTCAATACCGGCTACACCCCCGGCTCCCCTCAGGAGGCAACATGGCCGTCGACATTCAGAAGCTCTTCAACGAGGAAGTTCCCGCCAAAATCGCCAAGAACCCCGATGCTGCCAAGCAAATCGGCGCGACGTATCAATTCGTCATCACCGGCGAAGGTGGCGGTGATTGGTTCATCGACGTGAAGGACAATCCGAGCTGCAAGGCGGGTAATCCTGGCACGGCGGAATGCACCATGACGCTCGCGGCCGAAGACTTCCAAAAGCTCATGGAGAACCCCCAAGCCAACGGCATGCAGCTCTTCTTCGGCGGCAAGCTGAAGGTTGCGGGCAACAACATGCTCGCCATGAAACTGCAGAAGCTCTTCTCTCTCTGATCGATTTTCGATCGTCGAAAAAAGGCCGGCTGTCCCTTCACGGGTAGCCGGCCTTTGCACGTCGACTCCAGCATTCGGTTTGAGTACAAAACGCCATGCGCCCTCTTCTTGGAAAAAGAATTCTCGACCTTTCACGCCTTTTGCCAGGTCCCTTCACGACGCTCGTCCTCGCGGACCTCGGAGCGACGGTGGACAAATTCGAGGACCTTGGAGGTGGCGACTACTTGCGCCATTTGGTTCCCGGCGCATTCGACCTGCTCAACCGCGGAAAACGAGGCGCGCTGCTCGATCTGAAAAAGCCCGAAGGACGAGCCGCATTCGAACGAATCCTCGGATCGTACGACGTGCTTTTCGAACAGTTTCGTCCAGGTGTCCTCGAACGCCTCGGTCTTGGGCACGATGTTTTGCGTTCAAAGTATCCGCGTCTCGTCATCTGTGCGCTCACCGGATACGGACAAACCGGCGAGCTCGCTCATCGCGCGGGACACGACATCAATTACCTCGCGCGCTCGGGCCTGCTCGGTAGCCAAGGTCCAACCGACGCGCCGCCCCAGCTTCCGGGCTTCCAAATGGCGGACGTCAGCGGTGGCATGTGGTGCGTCATCGCGATCCTCGCAGCGCTCGCCGAACGCGAACGAACGGGACAAGGCCGCGTGCTCGACATATCGATGACCGACGGCGTGCTCGG
Proteins encoded:
- the rplC gene encoding 50S ribosomal protein L3; amino-acid sequence: MNKNPGIVGTKIGMTQIFNEKGEVLRCTVVQAGCVVVGKRTVEKDGYSALIVGVGERKEKHTNKPLLGAYRKAQQTPKRTLRELRMSPEEAAKFEVGQKIGVDQVFEEGQFVDAQGVTRGRGFTGVMRRWNFAGAVSSHGTHEYFRHGGSIGTNMTPGRTLPGLKMPGHYGAETWSTLNLRIAKLIPEEDVVLIEGGVPGAKNGIVIIRGAVKKKNGGKKKTA
- a CDS encoding heavy metal translocating P-type ATPase, whose protein sequence is MGDSPPVAKVKDPVCGMMVTPGAAKGGSHEHEGTTYWFCNPRCRDKFAAEPQKWLAPLESKAEPHPQKELAPSAAPSPAVAKVKDPVCGMMVTPGAAKGGSHEHEGATYWFCNPRCRDKFAAEPQEWLAPSPPPLHAVERGSGGEASSPSPLVERGLGGEAVVYVCPMDPEVRESKPGPCPICGMALEPEAVMTVEEPPNPELVDMTRRFWVSAALSLPLLVFAMGPMIPGWPVHAWPPQKWIELALATVVVAWGGFPFFERGARSIVTRRFNMFTLIAIGTGAAYVFSVVAVLAPGLFPPSMRGHGGSVPVYFEASAVIITLVLLGQVLELRARRQTSGAIRALLGLAPRSARRVRDDGTDEDVPIEKVAVGDRLRVRPGERVPVDGVVIEGSSVVDESMITGEPIPVEKRAGDPVTGATVNGTGSFVMRADRVGQGTLLAQIVRMVSEAQRTRAPIQRLADVVSGWFVPAVILVSIATFIVWMLVGPEPRLAFALANAVAVLIIACPCALGLATPMSIMVSTGRGARAGVLVKNAEALEVLERVDTLVVDKTGTLTEGKPKVVSVASLDDHDEAFVLRIASSLERGSEHPLAAAILEAAKSRSIALADVADFRVVAGHGLTGRIDGEPTALGSKRFMNELGIDTGHVESRAEALRTKGQTVVFIARAGRVIGLVGIADPIKPSAIEALAELRVEGIDIVMLTGDSRTTAMAVAADLGIDKVEAEVLPEQKSAAVERLSKSGKVVAMAGDGINDAPALAKAAVGLAMGTGTDVAMQSAGITLVKGDLRGIVRARRLGRATMRNIRQNLFFAFVYNGIGVPLAAGLLYPFFGILLSPMFASAAMSLSSVSVIANSLRLRTIRL
- a CDS encoding IMP dehydrogenase — translated: MARDQNRNEAANRADESTTSDASSRPSVGFSSGTDGSATTAPTKRARFFSAVSKDEPPPPRSRLWHLVLPLVLASIVIALGATSPLVRFAVPVVLMALAIAIRARTRSPRKAARRGILLDGPRLYFQPHGDVPRAVTYLGDPFGLTLVKSPERDRIVAVWSSHDGLFYVGTSLEKSGRRTLGAFVDRAFTVLGDDAALEAIGPDGDPLELTPSDFASLVLAVEELDPECQQRLVLSDARGAPFTLDGRELVVGERRFDLEAPLEWRPFVFQEAFGQSVTVYQGTSIRQGGSETVLVSLLPSFVPFEVRDWAQFDRAMLRDLRLVQAAPEDPPPRDARVAIDRLFVLPVRSALDTAPQASRRTSRARA
- a CDS encoding SCP2 sterol-binding domain-containing protein, giving the protein MAVDIQKLFNEEVPAKIAKNPDAAKQIGATYQFVITGEGGGDWFIDVKDNPSCKAGNPGTAECTMTLAAEDFQKLMENPQANGMQLFFGGKLKVAGNNMLAMKLQKLFSL
- a CDS encoding CoA transferase, with translation MRPLLGKRILDLSRLLPGPFTTLVLADLGATVDKFEDLGGGDYLRHLVPGAFDLLNRGKRGALLDLKKPEGRAAFERILGSYDVLFEQFRPGVLERLGLGHDVLRSKYPRLVICALTGYGQTGELAHRAGHDINYLARSGLLGSQGPTDAPPQLPGFQMADVSGGMWCVIAILAALAERERTGQGRVLDISMTDGVLGFATATLAAAFSGESLPRGASGLTGGIAAYNTYMSKDGHPFALGALEPKFWLSFCSAAGIEPRMEALLPGPHQVELKQIVANAIAQKTRAEWIEIQAKADCCLEPVVMQEDLRKDSFIESRGLFFDIETPKGPSPQYRTPVTPRDVAFEPPPRPGQHTRSVLLDAGLSDADIDELIRVGAIRQGD